From Xiphophorus hellerii strain 12219 chromosome 9, Xiphophorus_hellerii-4.1, whole genome shotgun sequence, a single genomic window includes:
- the zfr2 gene encoding zinc finger RNA-binding protein isoform X3, with product MAASNYFGFTHGASPQYSTQPPTAYSHPSTASYSVQQAPAVAHAVTASYSPAPVQAARPVASSPYPTYQSHQAPPDYTYRQPDPPQPTTTPQTYQQQENYSYVRPAAVTTYDNKQYYQTSVASAQRTPTDNYYQTVSVGVKSAYSPAPSTAYSQPPLPQRQVTALKPLVPSSAVSTSYNIYPVSTSVQQPPTPISSYTPGSSFSSTVSATSYSGISYSSYDSIGYTSASTPSYYQPAQQTLSQPQPPPQQPQQPQPSIQQPPKQLTSSSWSTSGSNMVTTPTVNSYKKPAFLQNKLQRPKGPPKQSQLHYCDICKISCAGPQTYREHNEGQKHKKKEAALKAGGQTGTTNGPRGVQTQLRCELCDVSCTGVDAYAAHIRGAKHQKVVKLHTKLGKPIPSTEPVLVNSAPVTTNSTSGKPAASTSVSALVSTVSTPVVTPKQLAVTTTAKTAPPIKKPAPTKITLTSNKPASSPAAAPVMTVVTKEEPVQLSVQKMEPQTEDERSDQAGGQGDIQPVGHDYVEEVRNEDGKVIRFHCKLCECSFNDPNAKDMHLKGRRHRLQYKKKVNPELPVEIKPSNRARKLQESKLKKQKQKAVLKRQREDEQRWHMEMRRYEEDMYWRRMEEEQMYWGEQRRRMPPPPPPPLMSRPGMPVPPLLNCVRRPDSADDRHIMAKHSTIYPVEEELQAVQRIVSHSERALKLVSDSLLDKEEPAIPSTVAEGEVTSAENPARLLKGVMRVGILAKGLLLRGDRNVELILLTAKKPTVSLLKSIAKQLPKELLTFSEDQYEVQAHPDEANIVICSSQEPKMQVTISLTSPLMREDTAAEKDKQAEGKAAEKDMSEKDPPDVLNMKKCLDNLASLRHAKWFQARANGLQSCVIVIRVLRDLCQRVPTWGKLPSWAMELLVEKVISSASGPLSPGEAMRRVLECISTGILLPDGPGLMDPCEKEPTDVLESMKLQAREDITASTQHALRLLAFRQIHKVLGMESLPASKANARNRKRRRDVSDTGEGEGEGKKDKKEEA from the exons TACCCAGCCTCCCACGGCTTACTCCCATCCCTCTACAGCCAGCTACAGTGTCCAGCAGGCTCCAGCAGTGGCCCATGCAGTGACTGCCTCCTACTCCCCAGCTCCTGTCCAGGCAGCCAGGCCTGTGGCCTCTTCCCCCTACCCCACCTACCAGAGCCACCAGGCACCTCCAGACTACACCTACAGGCAGCCCGATCCTCCACAGCCCACCACTACCCCACAGACGTACCAG cagcaggaaaactACAGCTACGTGCGTCCTGCTGCAGTTACAACTTATGACAACAAACAGTATTACCAAACGAGTGTAGCATCAGCTCAGAGGACGCCCACAGATAACTATTACCAGACTG TCTCTGTAGGAGTGAAGAGCGCCTACAGCCCAGCTCCCTCCACTGCGTACAGCCAGCCTCCTCTGCCCCAGAGACAGGTGACTGCCCTCAAACCTCTGGTCCCCTCCAGTGCTGTGTCAACCAGCTACAACATCTACCCAGTGTCCACTAGCGTCCAACAGCCTCCAACACCCATTTCATCATACACACCGGGCTCCTCATTCAGCTCCACCGTTTCCGCTACCTCCTACTCAG GCATCAGCTACTCCAGTTACGATTCTATTGGCTACACCTCTGCATCCACCCCCTCCTATTACCAGCCAGCTCAGCAAACTCTGTCCCAACCCCAGCCTCCACCGCAGCAGCCGCAACAACCCCAGCCCTCCATTCAGCAACCACCAAAACAGTTGACAAGTTCCTCTTGGAGTACCTCAGGGAGCAACATGGTGACGACTCCGACCGTCAACTCCTACAAAAAGCCGGCCTTCCTCCAGAACAAGCTGCAACGGCCCAAAGGGCCCCCTAAACAGTCTCAGCTTCATTACTGTGACATTTGCAAGATCAGCTGTGCAGGCCCTCAG ACATACCGGGAACACAACGAGggtcagaaacataaaaaaaaggaagcagccCTGAAGGCAGGGGGGCAGACTGGGACCACCAATGGACCCAGGGGAGTCCAGACCCAGTTACGTTGTGAACTGTGTGATGTATCATGTACTGGGGTTGACGCTTATGCCGCCCATATCCGGGGAGCCAAACACCAGAAG GTGGTAAAACTTCACACCAAGCTTGGCAAACCTATTCCCTCCACTGAACCAGTGTTGGTGAATTCTGCCCCAGTTACAACAAACTCCACAAGTGGGAAACCTGCAGCATCAACCTCCGTGTCTGCCTTGGTTTCGACCGTTTCAACCCCGGTTGTAACACCCAAACAGTTGGCTGTGACCACCACGGCCAAAACAGCCCCACCAATCAAGAAACCAGCTCCCACCAAAATAACTCTGACTT CCAACAAGCCGGCCAGCTCTCCTGCAGCAGCACCTGTGATGACTGTGGTGACTAAGGAGGAACCAGTTCAGCTGTCAGTCCAGAAGATGGAGCCACAGACTGAAGATGAGCGATCTGACCAGGCTGGAGGCCAGGGAGACATCCAGCCTGTGGGACATGACTATGTGGAGGAG GTACGCAACGAGGATGGAAAGGTGATTCGATTTCACTGTAAACTCTGTGAGTGCAGCTTCAATGACCCCAATGCTAAAGACATGCACCTAAAGGGACGAAGGCACAGGCTGCAATACAAA aaaaaagtgAACCCAGAGCTGCCTGTGGAGATCAAGCCGAGCAATCGGGCCAGAAAGCTTCAAGAGAGCAAGCTgaagaagcagaagcagaaggCTGTGCtgaagagacagagagaggatgAGCAGCGCTGGCACATGGAGATGAG ACGGTATGAGGAGGACATGTACTGGAGAAggatggaggaggagcagaTGTACTGGGGGGAGCAGAGGCGCAGGAtgcctcctccacctcctccgcCTCTAATGAGTCGCCCTGGCATGCCAGTTCCCCCTCTACTG AATTGTGTCCGGCGCCCTGACTCTGCTGATGATCGTCACATCATGGCCAAGCATTCGACTATTTACCCGGTGGAAGAGGAGCTTCAAGCTGTTCAGAGGATCGTCTCTCATTCTGAAAGAGCTCTGAAACTGGTGTCAGACTCTCTGCTCGACAAGGAGGAACCAGCAATCCCCTCTACTGTTGCTGAGGGAGAGGTTACAAG CGCTGAGAACCCGGCCCGGCTGTTAAAAGGTGTGATGAGAGTGGGGATCCTAGCCAAAGGCTTGCTGCTTCGCGGGGACAGGAATGTGGAGCTCATACTACTAACAGCTAAGAAACCCACCGTGTCATTACTGAAGAGCATCGCCAAGCAGCTGCCAAAGGAACTATTG ACATTTTCTGAAGATCAGTATGAGGTGCAGGCTCATCCCGACGAGGCGAACATCGTGATATGTTCAAGCCAGGAGCCCAAAATGCAGGTGACCATTTCTCTCACCTCGCCGCTGATGAGGGAGGACACTGCTGCTGAGAAGGACAAGCAGGCAGAAGGAAAAGCGGCCGAGAAAG atATGTCAGAGAAGGATCCTCCTGATGttttaaacatgaagaaatgtttGGATAACCTGGCTTCCCTCCGACATGCCAAATGGTTTCAG GCTCGTGCAAATGGATTGCAGTCCTGTGTGATCGTCATTCGGGTGCTGAGAGATTTATGTCAGCGTGTTCCTACCTGGGGGAAGCTGCCTAGCTGG GCAATGGAGCTGCTGGTGGAGAAGGTGATCAGCAGCGCTTCAGGCCCGCTCAGCCCCGGGGAGGCCATGCGGCGGGTCCTGGAGTGCATCTCCACAGGCATCCTGCTTCCAG ACGGCCCTGGCCTGATGGATCCCTGTGAGAAGGAGCCAACAGATGTGTTGGAGAGCATGAAGCTTCAAGCCCGGGAGGACATAACTGCCAGCACACAG CATGCTTTGCGGCTTCTTGCTTTCCGTCAGATCCACAAGGTTTTGGGCATGGAGTCGCTTCCAGCGTCTAAGGCCAACGCACGCAACCGCAAACGCCGACGGGATGTCAGCGACAcgggggaaggagagggagagggcaaaaaagacaaaaaggaagaaGCTTGA